The DNA segment CCCAGTTTTACTCATAACTGTAGCGCTCTCTGCTGTGGCATTCTCGGTGCAGAACCCGAAAAAGTTCATATCATATATGTCGATATAAAACCTGGATGCGGGCATTTGGTATACGCCGAACTTTTTTATCGTATGACAACACTGCGTACGCCAGAAGTGATGAAGAACTTTATGTATGAATTGGATCTCGCCACTCAGCAGGCTTCGGGGCTAATAGCCCGTATTCGCTGTTTTGGTTCTACTTCATCACAACTATACGCCCGCAACTAACCTTGAGGTATTTATGAACAATCAGATCTTCCCATCCCGTCAGATAGGGGATTTTCAGGTAACGGCTCTGAGTGATGGCGATATGTCTGCCAGCCTAGATTTACTATCCGGCATTGAAGCAACTGATGCAGAGGATATTCAGTACACGGCTGGGATTACGGAGCCAGGTAATATCCATATCACCTGTTATCTCATTCGTGGTCAGGGGAGAACGATTCTGATCGATGCCGGTGCTGGGGGACTGAACAACGTGGGCGGGCAGCTCAAAGCAAATCTCGCAGCCCTCGGGATCAGCGCTAACGAAGTAGATACAGTCTTATTAACACACTGCCACCCAGATCACATCGGAGGCCTATTGGATGCTGAAAAACGGCCAGCCTTTAAGCATGCTGAACTTCTTCTTCATTCTCTCGAAGCGGAATACTGGTGGGATGATGAAAAACTTAAAATAGCGAGTGAACGTGGACAACGTAATATCAGGCTGGCCCGTCAAACGTTAGATACTTATGCACAGAAGATCCGTTTTTTTAGCAATAGCGAGATAGCAAAGGGCATCGTCCCAGTGTGGCTACCGGGTCATACACCTGGGCATACAGGGTTTCGTATTGATTCGGGCGGTCAAAGCTTATTAATTGGCGGGGACATCTTCCATTATCCGCATATTCAGTCGGCACAACCGACTGTTTCCGTTTTGTTTGACGTCGATCCTGCTCAAGCCGAAGAAACACGGAGAAAATTTTTGGAACAGGTAGTCAGAGAAAAACTGCTTATTGGAAGTATGCACTTAGGCCGTGCTGGCTTTGCTCTCGTTCTCAGGGGGAATAATAGATATCATATTTCCTACCCTCAGAAATGAATGGTAATGCCTAGCTTACTCACCCATTGATGGGTCAACGCAAAGTTATCAAAGTCTACTTATGGCACAAAGCGAACCTAAATATTAGCGACTATCCACCAACAATAATCATAAAAAACTAAGGAATGCCTAATTGGAACCTGAAGATAGAACTACCGTCTAACCCTCCCACCTACCACGGGTTTTTGATAGCCCTAAAATTAAATAATAACAAAACGGGAGCACTAGGCTCCCGTTGCTATGTTTAGACATGACTCGATTACATGCGTTTAATATTAGTTTCTGCTACTCAACGAGCTGTGGGCCAAACCTGCTTAAGCGGTTACGGCCTTGCCACTCTTACTCCCCCTCAGATACAATCTTATGCAACAAGCATCTCAATAAGCTCATGAAATGACTGCCACATATTATCTAAAAAACTGTTTCTGGGGTTTATTTGGCCCCGGTTTTCTTGCTTACAATATTCTGAACGACTTACAAGATGGATTGATCTTTCCTGCATACATACCCTATATGCCGTATGTTGCTATCTATTTAGCAATAGGCGCAGTTATTTATCCTTTTTCTTTCTTTGTTTTAGAGCAGTTAGCAATGAAAATAATGAAAAAAGAAACGTGGCGATATTATTTTACTTTTGATGGCCCATCACGGGGACTTTTTATTTTTTCATATATGCTTTGTGCGTTGTTATCAATACCATTGTTCATGCTTTATCCAGTTATAAATAAAAAACGTTAATATCACACTAGACTCAAAAGCGATAAAGATTAAGAGCGACAGAACTTTCGGCGGTCTGCTGGTGATTTTTGGCGTGAGCCAGCCGGACGCGTTAAGGCCGGCATGGCCGCAACATAATAGTCAAGACATAAGGTAAGGATTAAAGATGGAAATAAGCTGGAAGGCATTGCGGGGCAACAGCCTCAGCGCACGGCAGTTGCATGATATTCTGGCGCTGCGCATCGCGGTTTTTGTCGTGGAGCAGGCCTGCCCTTTTCAGGATATTGACGGGCAGGATCTGCCTGAAAGTACCCTCCACATTGTTGGCTACAGCAACGAAAAGCTTGTCGCCTACGCGAGGGTGCTGCATGTGGATGACTCACCGGATGCGGCCAAAATCACGCGGGTAATTGTTGATGACACATTCAGGGGGCAGAGGCTGGGCTTCAGGTTGATGGAAAAAACAATGTCCCTTATCCACGATAATGAGCCAGACAAGGCGATAAAGCTCTCGGCGCAGTCTCACCTCGTCAGATTCTATGTGGGATTCGGGTTTAAAACGGTGTCCGATGAATACCTGGATGACGGCATCCCCCATCAGGATATGGTGTATGCGGACGCCTGAGTCTTACCGCGCCTGACGGCTTGGCGTCGCCTGCGGGCGTTGTTGCTGGCAACAACTCGTCTGAATTACCCACGAAGCCATGGGGTTATTGTAAGCCCAGTGAGCAACCCTTCAGGGCTAAGCAGGCGAGTCACTGCTTGCCCCCAAGGCTCCATGCGGTTAGCCACCAACAAGCGATAACCCTTTTCGCTCAAGATACGGGTAGCTGAATCGAGATCCTGTACCTCATATTCAATCCATCCCTGCGGTATTGGGTATTCGGTTGGCCACTGGTCAGCACCAAAACATGAATTTGCGGCCTGTGATAACGGCCAGACGGCAAAATGCTTAACGCCCTTCAGCATACACTCTTCCGACAGCAGGTAATCGCTGTTACCTTCCATTGGTTTAAGCGGTAGACCGAGTACCTGCACATAAAATTCGGAGCTGGATTCAGTATTCTGCGAGATTGGGCCAAACCCTGCTACAAACAAAACTTCAATTCCCTGTAAATTCTGCAACATGCCGGCTTCCCTAATTGTCTGAAATTGAATTCTAAATTTATACTACGACTCACTAAACCGCCACGTCTAATATTGACATCTCGGTGCCATATGAGCGGAATCCATTGCATCTACGCCTCGCTCATAAGAGATTTAGCAAGACACGGCACCAGCATATATGAGTACTCCAATACGAACTAAGCGGCAGTGAGCATTAAATATAAAAGATTGTAGCGGGAATAACTTCAATTCATTCCAAAGCAATAATATTAAATTTCCCACTCAGTAACGGTTTGCATAATATTTTGTATCCGTCCCTATCGAAGCAATCTGCCGTAGTGTTGATTGATTTGGCCTCTTGCAAGCTTCCGACTGTCCCTAAGTAAAACCAGTTATTAATAATATGATACTGAGTGAGAGTCTCGCTGCTTTCCTCAACAGCAACTTTGCCATCATATGGCCAGCACTGCACACGCATGCTCTCCATCGCTTGCACCAAACGCAGCTGATGCCCTTCGAGCGATTCCTTACCGCAGCAAGCGCCGGCACACCGTTTAAGAACATAACGAAAGCAAGAACGTCCTTGAACCAAACGCTCCAAACCTAATACGCCATAACAGAGTCTTTGCTGATCAGCTACCGCTCTTAATGCATCTAATGCTGACGATTTATTGGGAAATAAACCGAATAATTGGTCTTCGTGCCAAAAGCCACGATCTCCAGCATAAACAACCTCAACGCCGCTATGCTTTAGCGATAGCGAGCAAAGCTGCTTAGCATGTCTCAGCCTTTTATTGAACAATGGTTTTTGTGCCTTTATCAACTGAGCTTCTATCAGCAGAGCCCCTAGCTCACCCGCCATTTCTATATGTTCAATATGGGTGGTTAAATGAAGCAGTTTTGCTTCATTCTTATTCCTAAAGTGCGACATAACCCTAGAGCGAATATTGACACTTTTACCGATATAAAGCGGCATTGTCTTACTTGTACCATGAAAAATATATACCCCTGGTCGCGAAGGGAGGGCCGCGAGTTCGTTCTTCAGATGCTCTGGATATTTATACATATCCTCATCTAATATTGACACTTATTGCCTCCTTTCAGCCAGAGATGGGCTCGCTCAAGAGTGGCCTTTAGAGAAAGTTGTTAACAGACGCCTAATTAGTACTGCGGATGCCTAATTCATAGACTAGACATGGTACATCGTAATGTCTTTCTATTGCCTTGTAAGTCATGCCTAGCTTTCAGCGACCTACTCCCCATAACGCAACATCGCGCGATAAAAGCTATGGCGGCTACAGGCACACAGCGGACAAAGAGCAAGTTCATAAGGTCTACTATGAGCAGACATTGAATAAAGTCCTATTGAGGTGATATAAATTGTTTCGAGTCAGTACAACTTAGCCGAAACTGACAACAAAACGGGAGCACTAGGCTCCCGTTGGCATATTCAGACGTTAACTGATTACATGTGCTTAATAATCGCGTCACCAAACTCTGAACA comes from the Hafnia alvei genome and includes:
- a CDS encoding MBL fold metallo-hydrolase, with translation MNNQIFPSRQIGDFQVTALSDGDMSASLDLLSGIEATDAEDIQYTAGITEPGNIHITCYLIRGQGRTILIDAGAGGLNNVGGQLKANLAALGISANEVDTVLLTHCHPDHIGGLLDAEKRPAFKHAELLLHSLEAEYWWDDEKLKIASERGQRNIRLARQTLDTYAQKIRFFSNSEIAKGIVPVWLPGHTPGHTGFRIDSGGQSLLIGGDIFHYPHIQSAQPTVSVLFDVDPAQAEETRRKFLEQVVREKLLIGSMHLGRAGFALVLRGNNRYHISYPQK
- a CDS encoding GNAT family N-acetyltransferase, with amino-acid sequence MEISWKALRGNSLSARQLHDILALRIAVFVVEQACPFQDIDGQDLPESTLHIVGYSNEKLVAYARVLHVDDSPDAAKITRVIVDDTFRGQRLGFRLMEKTMSLIHDNEPDKAIKLSAQSHLVRFYVGFGFKTVSDEYLDDGIPHQDMVYADA
- a CDS encoding glyoxalase/bleomycin resistance/dioxygenase family protein; protein product: MLQNLQGIEVLFVAGFGPISQNTESSSEFYVQVLGLPLKPMEGNSDYLLSEECMLKGVKHFAVWPLSQAANSCFGADQWPTEYPIPQGWIEYEVQDLDSATRILSEKGYRLLVANRMEPWGQAVTRLLSPEGLLTGLTITPWLRG
- the cho gene encoding excinuclease Cho yields the protein MYKYPEHLKNELAALPSRPGVYIFHGTSKTMPLYIGKSVNIRSRVMSHFRNKNEAKLLHLTTHIEHIEMAGELGALLIEAQLIKAQKPLFNKRLRHAKQLCSLSLKHSGVEVVYAGDRGFWHEDQLFGLFPNKSSALDALRAVADQQRLCYGVLGLERLVQGRSCFRYVLKRCAGACCGKESLEGHQLRLVQAMESMRVQCWPYDGKVAVEESSETLTQYHIINNWFYLGTVGSLQEAKSINTTADCFDRDGYKILCKPLLSGKFNIIALE